One Candidatus Limnocylindrales bacterium genomic window carries:
- a CDS encoding YbhB/YbcL family Raf kinase inhibitor-like protein produces MSFELRSVAFEEGGNIPKEYTCDGANISPPLGWGDPPEQTKSFALLVEDPDAPGKTWVHWIIFNLPPDVRQLSDNIPKQKTLAGNQRQGTNDFGKIGYGGPCPPKGAPHRYFFRLYALDKMLDLKPGATKSELLKAMEGHILAKAELMGRYQR; encoded by the coding sequence ATGAGTTTTGAGCTTAGAAGCGTTGCCTTTGAAGAGGGTGGAAATATTCCTAAGGAATATACCTGTGATGGAGCCAATATATCCCCTCCCTTAGGTTGGGGAGATCCTCCAGAACAAACCAAGAGTTTTGCCCTTCTCGTTGAAGATCCTGACGCTCCAGGCAAGACATGGGTTCATTGGATTATTTTTAACTTACCTCCAGACGTCCGACAGTTGTCGGATAATATTCCAAAGCAGAAGACCCTGGCAGGAAACCAGAGACAGGGTACCAACGATTTTGGTAAAATCGGATATGGAGGCCCATGTCCACCAAAAGGGGCCCCACATCGCTACTTCTTCAGGCTTTATGCCCTGGACAAGATGCTGGATCTTAAGCCCGGAGCCACCAAATCCGAACTTCTCAAGGCTATGGAAGGCCATATTCTTGCTAAAGCCGAGTTAATGGGTCGTTACCAGCGATGA
- a CDS encoding mandelate racemase/muconate lactonizing enzyme family protein has translation MKITDVKATWLRYPIPEDRQHVSDFGRVATFDMTLVEIVTDTGISGYGEAKAQVGSSSDHHALVAMITQELKPILIGRDPRQISAIWEELYNGVRGHYALTRGRGFPVLDRRGIRISAISGIDMALWDILGKSLGVPVYQLLGGKCRDSLPAYASGGWADVKGIGAQLQGYIDRGGFRAVKMRVGVMDGDVATSAARVQAAREALGPHIGIMVDAHGTFSVREAQRFARKVENCDLTWFEEPVNADNKAGLAEVRASTDIPIASGESEATRFDFRDLITSGAVDILQPDLAIMGGITEAVRVAALASTFQLTIAPHLWGSALLFAAGLQLAAATPHCTILEYSLGFNPMLHELAVDPPVVQDGFIRIPDKPGLGVTLNPDFVQRYRIL, from the coding sequence GTGAAAATTACCGATGTAAAAGCTACCTGGCTGCGTTATCCGATTCCTGAAGACAGGCAACACGTCAGTGATTTCGGTCGTGTTGCTACTTTTGATATGACCCTGGTGGAAATCGTAACCGATACCGGGATTAGCGGTTACGGGGAGGCCAAAGCTCAAGTTGGAAGTAGCAGTGACCATCATGCCCTCGTGGCTATGATCACCCAGGAACTGAAACCGATACTGATCGGACGTGATCCTCGCCAGATCAGTGCAATTTGGGAAGAACTCTATAATGGGGTTCGAGGGCACTATGCCCTTACCCGTGGAAGGGGCTTTCCGGTGCTGGATCGCCGGGGGATTCGAATCTCCGCCATCAGTGGGATTGATATGGCTTTGTGGGATATTCTGGGAAAATCACTGGGTGTGCCCGTTTATCAATTATTGGGCGGTAAATGTCGGGATAGCTTACCCGCCTACGCCAGTGGCGGTTGGGCCGATGTGAAAGGAATCGGAGCCCAGTTACAGGGTTACATCGATCGGGGTGGCTTTCGTGCTGTGAAAATGCGGGTAGGGGTCATGGACGGAGACGTAGCGACGTCTGCAGCCCGGGTTCAGGCGGCCCGGGAGGCTTTAGGTCCGCATATCGGAATCATGGTGGACGCCCACGGTACCTTTAGTGTCCGGGAAGCCCAACGTTTCGCCCGTAAGGTCGAAAATTGCGATCTGACCTGGTTCGAGGAACCGGTGAATGCCGATAATAAGGCAGGTCTGGCTGAGGTACGGGCCAGTACCGATATCCCCATTGCCAGCGGTGAAAGTGAAGCCACCCGTTTTGACTTCCGGGATCTCATAACGTCCGGCGCAGTAGACATCTTACAACCGGATCTGGCCATCATGGGAGGAATTACAGAAGCCGTTCGGGTCGCTGCACTGGCCAGTACCTTTCAGCTTACCATAGCTCCCCATTTATGGGGTTCGGCACTCCTCTTTGCGGCAGGTTTGCAACTGGCTGCAGCAACCCCCCATTGTACCATTCTGGAATATTCCCTGGGCTTTAATCCCATGCTCCACGAACTGGCTGTGGATCCTCCCGTTGTCCAAGATGGATTTATCCGGATTCCCGATAAGCCCGGACTTGGAGTGACCTTGAATCCAGATTTTGTACAGCGTTATCGGATTCTGTGA
- a CDS encoding YceI family protein has product MHYRHIVFTFLGILGSLTMAFGADKYEFDKAHTYIGFTAKHFVITNVKGNFTDFSGTILYDPQDITRSSVTAVIKTASINTNNEKRDADLRSGRFLEVEKYPEIIFKSKKIEKQNSHYLVTGDLTIKDVTKTVSFPFTLAGPVKDPMGNNRIGIEAGPLTINRQDYHVSFNDKLDGGGLVVSDEIVINLSVEGVHAKEEKK; this is encoded by the coding sequence ATGCACTACCGACATATCGTTTTTACTTTCTTAGGGATCTTAGGTTCCCTAACAATGGCCTTTGGTGCCGATAAGTATGAGTTTGATAAAGCACACACTTACATAGGTTTTACGGCCAAGCACTTTGTAATCACCAACGTTAAAGGCAATTTTACAGACTTCTCCGGAACTATTTTATATGACCCCCAGGATATTACCCGGTCCTCGGTAACCGCGGTCATTAAAACAGCCAGCATCAATACCAATAATGAAAAGCGGGATGCAGATTTACGAAGTGGACGATTCCTGGAAGTAGAAAAGTACCCCGAAATCATCTTCAAAAGTAAGAAAATCGAGAAGCAGAATAGCCATTACCTGGTTACGGGGGATTTAACGATAAAAGACGTAACCAAAACAGTTTCTTTTCCCTTCACCCTGGCCGGTCCTGTGAAAGATCCTATGGGTAATAACCGTATTGGAATTGAAGCAGGGCCTTTAACGATCAACCGGCAAGATTACCATGTTTCCTTTAACGATAAGTTAGATGGTGGAGGACTGGTTGTATCCGATGAGATAGTTATTAATCTGAGTGTAGAAGGAGTCCATGCCAAGGAGGAGAAAAAATAG
- a CDS encoding M28 family peptidase: MNWAVGSCQVYSRFPQFNETKAFQHLEQQVRFGPRNPGSRGHELTRNYLITQLKSYTPRVEFQDFSFKEGEIHYTLTNIIGIFGPDKPSPQKSSYILAAHWDTRPWADQDPNPDNHRKPIPGANDGASGVAVLLEMARLFAQQQPDRRVIVVFFDGEDLGKTYRPGEEMNNNWLLGSKYFARHIGSYKTDYGIVLDMIGDQNLDIYKEKLSLDRAPGLVDKIWGIAEKLGYKEFRKEPGTFIFDDHWSLNFLAGIPSVDLIDLDYPYWHTLDDTPDKCSPRSLKVVGDVLIHLIYGE, translated from the coding sequence ATGAACTGGGCAGTTGGGTCTTGTCAAGTTTATTCCCGATTTCCCCAGTTTAATGAAACTAAAGCCTTTCAACACCTGGAGCAACAGGTTCGTTTTGGACCTCGAAATCCAGGCTCCCGAGGACATGAACTCACCAGGAATTATCTGATCACCCAGCTCAAGTCCTATACTCCCCGGGTCGAGTTCCAGGATTTTAGCTTTAAAGAAGGAGAAATCCACTACACCTTAACAAATATTATAGGTATTTTTGGCCCGGATAAGCCGTCCCCACAGAAATCCAGTTATATTCTGGCTGCGCACTGGGATACACGTCCCTGGGCCGATCAAGATCCGAATCCCGATAATCACAGGAAACCCATTCCCGGAGCTAATGATGGGGCTTCGGGTGTTGCCGTACTCCTTGAAATGGCCAGACTCTTTGCGCAACAGCAGCCGGACAGACGGGTCATTGTAGTTTTCTTCGATGGAGAAGATCTTGGGAAGACTTATAGACCGGGAGAAGAGATGAACAACAACTGGCTTTTGGGATCTAAATACTTTGCTCGTCATATCGGTTCTTATAAAACAGATTATGGAATTGTGTTGGACATGATCGGGGATCAGAACCTGGATATTTACAAAGAGAAATTGTCACTGGATCGGGCACCCGGTTTAGTAGATAAGATCTGGGGTATCGCAGAAAAGCTCGGATACAAGGAATTCCGCAAAGAACCGGGGACTTTCATTTTTGATGATCACTGGTCTTTAAATTTTCTGGCGGGAATTCCTTCCGTAGATTTGATTGATCTGGATTATCCTTACTGGCATACCTTGGACGATACCCCGGACAAATGTAGTCCCCGAAGTTTAAAGGTTGTTGGAGATGTTCTGATTCATTTGATATACGGAGAGTAA
- the otnC gene encoding 3-oxo-tetronate 4-phosphate decarboxylase, with product MNENRLREQICLFGQSLFDRGLTAGSSGNISAKVDDGWLLTPTNSCLGRLDPARISKLNWEGKLLSGDPPSKEAFLHLAMYQERKTCGGIVHLHSTFAVAVSCLPHVNPDNVLPPLTAYYIMRVGTLPLIPYYRPGDPKLGDAVRALAGKHSAVLLANHGPVVAGTSLEAAVYATEELEETAKLYLLLYGRHPRCLTEDQVEELNRIFPRS from the coding sequence ATGAATGAAAACCGATTAAGAGAACAGATCTGTCTATTCGGTCAATCTCTTTTTGACCGGGGTTTAACGGCAGGAAGTTCCGGAAATATCAGCGCAAAAGTAGACGATGGCTGGTTGTTAACCCCTACCAATTCCTGTCTGGGACGATTAGATCCTGCCCGCATCTCTAAATTGAACTGGGAAGGTAAGCTCCTCAGTGGCGATCCCCCTTCCAAGGAAGCCTTTCTCCATCTGGCCATGTACCAGGAACGAAAAACCTGTGGGGGAATCGTTCATCTGCATTCCACTTTTGCCGTGGCCGTGTCCTGTTTACCCCATGTGAATCCCGATAATGTACTTCCCCCTCTGACAGCCTATTATATCATGCGTGTCGGTACCTTACCGTTGATTCCCTATTATCGTCCCGGTGATCCAAAACTCGGCGATGCCGTACGCGCTCTGGCCGGCAAACATTCTGCCGTACTTCTGGCCAATCATGGCCCCGTCGTCGCCGGAACATCCCTGGAAGCAGCCGTATATGCCACCGAAGAACTCGAAGAAACAGCCAAACTTTATCTGCTTCTCTATGGACGTCATCCACGTTGTTTAACAGAAGATCAGGTTGAAGAATTGAACCGGATTTTTCCAAGATCTTAA
- a CDS encoding Glu/Leu/Phe/Val dehydrogenase, which produces MGEVQSFYHSVRYRVRKAGEILGIDKVLLSKIETPVRVGELTIPVELGDRVLVNLTGYVVHHSEHKKPMRGGIRLHKGVTLDVVKGLASDMTWKLAAADIPHGGAKTGVVVDWEDDWYKSLSPKEKNVVEENLIRRLAGEMHRAGLIGTGVYSCAPDVGFKQKYADIFFDEYDMRLNPTSRENKAIITSKSVVNGGIDGRVEATGYGVVMMIKAALEDRRIPTIQRRTLDGLTLAIQGFGNVGSWVADMADREGARIIAVGDERGTILNEKGIDIPLLRKHVAETGTVVGFSGAKFYGDSQAVLGVPCDILVPAALENQITLENYHMIRAKAIFEGANGPITPEADERLIKEGIYISPDIITNIGGAFVSYLEIDKAINNTRFGGSYTAEGLTAHVLREHRKRILQHPRVQEMSRQRGYDVERFINELAIISEVMDKVIDERTVIMTALERKMREVHYQITDYMYQKKLPDLRTAAHVCALEKVAKCYETRGIT; this is translated from the coding sequence ATGGGGGAGGTACAATCTTTCTATCACAGCGTTCGATACAGAGTTCGTAAGGCCGGTGAGATATTAGGAATTGACAAAGTCCTTCTCAGTAAAATAGAGACCCCGGTAAGGGTGGGAGAGTTAACCATCCCTGTGGAATTGGGAGATCGAGTTCTGGTCAATTTAACCGGTTATGTGGTCCACCATAGTGAGCACAAGAAACCCATGCGGGGAGGTATCCGATTGCACAAAGGGGTTACCTTAGATGTGGTTAAAGGCCTGGCCTCCGATATGACCTGGAAGCTGGCCGCCGCGGATATTCCCCACGGCGGAGCCAAGACAGGGGTTGTGGTAGATTGGGAAGATGATTGGTATAAGTCTCTGTCACCCAAGGAAAAAAATGTCGTTGAAGAAAACCTGATTCGAAGGCTGGCCGGAGAGATGCACCGGGCGGGCCTTATAGGAACCGGAGTTTATAGTTGTGCTCCTGATGTGGGATTCAAGCAAAAATACGCAGACATTTTCTTCGATGAGTATGATATGCGGCTGAATCCAACCAGCCGGGAGAACAAGGCCATTATAACCAGTAAGTCTGTGGTGAACGGAGGAATCGATGGTCGGGTCGAGGCGACCGGGTATGGCGTGGTCATGATGATTAAAGCAGCTTTGGAAGATAGGAGAATTCCAACCATTCAACGTCGAACCCTGGACGGTTTGACCCTGGCCATTCAAGGATTTGGCAATGTTGGCTCCTGGGTTGCAGATATGGCAGATCGAGAAGGGGCCAGGATTATAGCCGTAGGAGATGAAAGGGGAACTATCCTGAACGAAAAAGGAATAGATATTCCCCTGTTGAGGAAGCATGTGGCCGAAACGGGAACTGTGGTAGGATTCTCGGGTGCGAAGTTTTATGGAGATTCTCAAGCAGTACTGGGAGTCCCGTGTGATATCCTTGTTCCGGCCGCTCTGGAAAATCAGATCACTCTGGAAAATTACCACATGATCCGGGCAAAGGCCATTTTTGAAGGAGCCAATGGACCCATCACCCCCGAAGCAGATGAAAGGTTAATCAAAGAAGGTATTTATATCTCACCCGATATTATTACCAACATCGGGGGAGCCTTTGTATCTTACCTGGAAATCGATAAAGCCATTAACAATACCCGGTTTGGGGGCTCTTATACTGCGGAAGGACTAACGGCCCATGTATTGAGGGAACACCGAAAACGTATCCTGCAACACCCCCGGGTTCAAGAAATGTCCCGACAAAGGGGATACGATGTGGAGAGATTTATAAACGAACTGGCCATCATTTCAGAGGTTATGGACAAGGTCATTGATGAACGAACCGTTATCATGACGGCCCTGGAAAGGAAGATGCGAGAAGTCCATTATCAAATCACCGACTACATGTATCAGAAAAAGTTACCGGATCTCAGGACAGCCGCCCATGTGTGTGCATTGGAGAAAGTAGCCAAATGTTATGAGACCCGGGGAATTACTTAA
- a CDS encoding RNA polymerase sigma factor RpoD/SigA has protein sequence MKNPKKHGSAREISTDEGLALYLQEIGKIPPTTREEERELAERIQKGDQEALNRLVEGNLKFVVKVAQGYQGCGLSLMDLINEGNLGLIEAAKRFDPSKNVKFISYAVWWIRQSILRALSEQGRTIRLPLKQGGLLTRLGKVYNDLVQEKGGEEPTPKEIAERMEIPEEQVRVILEFSKKPVSLDMPTAEDENATLMNLIASKESPAPDKALVDQTLIEELQELLNQLDPREALILRLRFGIDGEGPLTLEEIGKRLNLSRERVRQLEKRAKIRLRKLANARSLGDYLN, from the coding sequence ATGAAGAATCCAAAAAAACATGGCTCTGCAAGGGAAATCTCCACCGATGAGGGCCTTGCCCTTTACCTGCAGGAGATTGGGAAGATCCCTCCTACAACCCGAGAGGAAGAACGGGAACTGGCCGAGCGGATTCAGAAGGGGGATCAGGAAGCTCTGAACCGTCTGGTAGAGGGAAACCTGAAGTTTGTGGTCAAAGTAGCCCAGGGGTACCAGGGATGTGGGTTGTCCCTGATGGATTTGATCAACGAAGGCAATCTGGGGCTTATTGAGGCGGCCAAGCGCTTTGATCCTTCCAAGAACGTCAAGTTCATCTCGTACGCGGTGTGGTGGATCCGGCAGTCCATTTTACGGGCTTTATCCGAGCAGGGTCGTACCATTCGGCTGCCCTTGAAGCAGGGCGGGCTTTTAACCAGGCTTGGAAAGGTATACAACGATTTAGTCCAGGAGAAAGGAGGGGAAGAGCCCACTCCTAAGGAAATTGCCGAACGAATGGAGATTCCAGAGGAGCAGGTTCGGGTTATTTTGGAATTTTCCAAAAAGCCCGTATCCCTGGATATGCCGACGGCAGAGGATGAAAATGCCACATTAATGAACCTTATCGCCAGCAAGGAAAGTCCGGCTCCGGACAAAGCTCTCGTCGACCAAACCCTTATTGAAGAGCTTCAGGAGCTTTTAAACCAACTGGACCCTCGGGAGGCTCTGATCCTGCGATTACGTTTTGGCATCGATGGGGAAGGTCCTTTGACGTTAGAAGAAATCGGGAAGCGTTTAAACCTGAGTCGGGAAAGGGTCCGACAGCTTGAAAAACGGGCCAAGATCAGGTTGAGGAAGCTGGCCAATGCCAGAAGTCTGGGAGATTATTTGAATTGA
- a CDS encoding EAL domain-containing protein has product MERFNTLFGWIFLAVSVATPFLWFYSFPLEFPWDWMDLSFEGASLIVFIVGYLFVRKWQVPALEIGWGLVSYSFLLDFLCGFAKELERWNIIIEGLLRTGGLLLIATGLYFLRKRRQTELAEVKQAAETIWQQVYHDPLTGLPNRMLFEDRLTLELAHARRDKQGLAVMFLDLDHFKLINDTLGHSVGDQLLQNVAHRLRDALRGTDTVARMGGDEFALLLTRVTHAENVARVTQKILHALKPPFNFGGYDFHITASIGITLYPSDGEDTQTLLKNADTALYRAKEQGRNVYQFYTPAMNAKTLERLTLETNLRRALERKEFVIYYQPRVKINTKRIIGMEALVRWQHPELGLISPVKFIPLAEETGLIIPLGEWVLRTACEQTKAWQEAGFPPLRVGVNLSARQFQQPNLVERVAQVLKETGLHPHYLELEITESAAMQNAEYTLPVLYHLKEMGIHISIDDFGTGYSSLSYLKKFPFHTLKLDQSFIRDLTTDPNDAMIAKVVITLAHGLKLEVVAEGVETQEQLNFLKQLQGDEVQGYLFSKPLPAEEFEELLRQEMERKE; this is encoded by the coding sequence ATGGAAAGATTTAATACTCTGTTTGGGTGGATATTTCTGGCTGTTAGTGTAGCAACCCCATTCCTCTGGTTCTATTCTTTTCCTTTAGAATTCCCATGGGATTGGATGGACCTTTCTTTTGAGGGGGCTTCTCTGATTGTTTTCATTGTTGGTTACCTTTTTGTTAGAAAATGGCAGGTTCCTGCTTTGGAAATCGGTTGGGGCTTAGTCAGTTATAGTTTTCTTTTAGACTTTTTGTGTGGATTTGCAAAGGAATTAGAGAGATGGAACATAATAATCGAAGGACTTCTTCGAACCGGAGGTTTATTACTGATTGCAACGGGTCTATATTTTTTGCGAAAAAGACGGCAGACGGAGCTTGCCGAAGTCAAACAGGCCGCAGAAACAATATGGCAGCAAGTGTATCACGACCCTCTGACCGGGCTACCGAATCGAATGCTCTTTGAGGATCGCCTTACCCTGGAGTTGGCCCATGCACGGCGGGATAAGCAGGGGTTGGCGGTGATGTTCCTGGACCTGGATCATTTTAAGCTTATCAACGATACTCTGGGCCATTCGGTAGGAGATCAATTGCTTCAAAACGTAGCCCATCGGTTAAGAGATGCTTTGCGGGGAACCGATACGGTAGCTCGTATGGGAGGTGATGAATTCGCTTTATTACTTACCCGGGTGACCCATGCAGAGAATGTGGCCAGAGTGACTCAAAAAATTCTTCATGCCCTTAAACCTCCGTTCAATTTCGGGGGCTACGATTTTCATATCACCGCCAGTATCGGAATTACTCTATATCCCAGTGATGGAGAGGATACCCAGACCTTGCTGAAAAACGCCGATACTGCTTTATATCGTGCTAAAGAGCAGGGCCGGAATGTCTATCAATTTTATACGCCGGCCATGAATGCTAAGACCCTGGAGCGGCTGACCCTGGAAACTAACCTGCGTCGCGCACTGGAACGTAAGGAATTTGTAATTTACTACCAGCCCCGGGTGAAGATTAACACAAAACGGATTATCGGCATGGAGGCTTTGGTACGCTGGCAACACCCGGAACTGGGATTGATCTCGCCGGTAAAATTTATTCCCTTGGCCGAAGAAACCGGACTCATTATACCTCTTGGTGAGTGGGTCTTACGGACCGCCTGTGAACAAACCAAAGCCTGGCAGGAAGCAGGTTTTCCTCCCTTACGGGTCGGCGTAAACCTCTCGGCGCGGCAGTTCCAACAACCTAACCTGGTTGAAAGGGTCGCTCAGGTATTAAAAGAAACCGGCCTCCACCCCCATTACTTAGAGCTAGAAATTACCGAAAGTGCCGCCATGCAAAATGCCGAATATACCCTTCCGGTACTGTATCACCTCAAAGAAATGGGAATCCATATCTCCATCGATGACTTCGGTACCGGCTACTCTTCCCTCAGCTATCTAAAAAAATTTCCCTTCCATACTCTAAAACTGGATCAGTCCTTTATCCGGGACCTGACTACAGATCCCAACGATGCCATGATTGCAAAGGTCGTTATCACCCTGGCCCACGGCTTAAAACTCGAAGTGGTGGCCGAAGGTGTGGAAACCCAAGAACAGCTTAACTTTCTTAAACAACTCCAGGGTGATGAAGTTCAGGGTTATCTGTTCAGTAAACCTTTACCGGCTGAAGAATTTGAGGAGTTACTCCGACAGGAGATGGAACGGAAGGAATAA
- the otnK gene encoding 3-oxo-tetronate kinase → MGILLGCIADDFTGATDLAGMLVEAGMRTVMTIEVPTSGVSIDTDALVIALKSRTIPAQDAVNQSLSALHWLQEAGCRQYFFKYCSTFDSTDQGNIGPVTDALLDALGSNFTIACPAFPKNKRTLYKGHLFVGDVLLNESGMQHHPLTPMTDANLVRVLGRQAKHRVGLVPYDIVKQGEQAIRQAFTSLAEEGYRYAIVDALEDSHLMAIGHACADMPLVTGGSGISMGLPDNFRRKGLLKAEIQADKLPTIEGKSVVLSGSCSPATQEQVAIMQQKYPSFKLDPLRLAEGPEQINEVMVWATPLLEKGPVLIYATSKPGEVKAVQNKLGVERASQVIENAFAEIARHLVEVGVRKFIVAGGETSGAVVRALNVSALRIGPQIAPGVPWTTSLNDKPFALALKSGNFGSKNFFQEALDSQP, encoded by the coding sequence ATGGGTATTCTACTTGGTTGTATTGCAGACGATTTTACCGGAGCAACGGATTTGGCAGGGATGCTGGTCGAAGCAGGGATGAGGACGGTTATGACCATTGAGGTACCTACTTCCGGCGTCTCTATAGATACCGATGCCCTTGTCATTGCTTTGAAGTCTCGGACGATTCCGGCTCAAGACGCAGTGAATCAATCTCTGTCGGCTTTGCACTGGCTTCAGGAAGCAGGTTGTCGACAGTATTTTTTCAAATACTGCTCAACCTTCGATTCTACCGATCAGGGAAATATCGGTCCGGTGACCGATGCGCTGTTAGACGCCCTGGGCTCGAACTTTACCATAGCCTGTCCGGCTTTTCCTAAAAACAAGCGGACCCTCTATAAAGGGCATCTGTTTGTAGGAGATGTCCTCTTAAATGAAAGTGGAATGCAACACCATCCCCTTACGCCCATGACCGATGCCAATCTGGTCCGGGTGCTGGGTCGGCAGGCGAAACATCGGGTAGGTTTGGTCCCCTACGATATTGTTAAACAGGGAGAGCAGGCAATTCGACAGGCCTTTACCTCCCTGGCAGAAGAAGGGTATCGCTATGCCATCGTGGATGCTTTAGAGGATTCCCATCTTATGGCGATAGGTCATGCCTGTGCAGACATGCCGCTGGTTACAGGAGGTTCCGGAATCTCCATGGGATTGCCGGATAACTTTCGCCGTAAAGGTTTGTTGAAGGCCGAGATACAGGCCGATAAATTGCCCACCATTGAAGGTAAATCCGTTGTGCTATCCGGGAGCTGCTCCCCGGCTACCCAGGAACAGGTTGCCATCATGCAACAAAAGTATCCTTCTTTTAAACTCGATCCCCTACGCCTTGCGGAGGGGCCCGAGCAGATCAACGAAGTCATGGTATGGGCAACTCCTCTGCTGGAAAAGGGGCCCGTGTTGATTTATGCAACCAGTAAACCCGGGGAAGTTAAAGCCGTGCAGAACAAACTGGGAGTCGAAAGGGCAAGTCAGGTTATTGAAAATGCCTTTGCCGAAATCGCCAGGCATCTGGTCGAGGTAGGTGTACGAAAATTTATTGTGGCCGGAGGTGAAACCTCCGGTGCGGTGGTTCGTGCGCTAAACGTTTCGGCTTTACGGATTGGACCTCAGATAGCACCGGGAGTACCCTGGACGACGAGTTTGAATGATAAACCCTTTGCTTTAGCCCTTAAATCTGGTAACTTCGGGTCGAAAAACTTTTTCCAGGAAGCGTTGGATAGTCAGCCATGA
- a CDS encoding helix-turn-helix domain-containing protein, which yields MKRKNRMNRWNDPGTSIKTAFSFLLYFVIILICLVLGIAIVEAIPALGRSGVLAIYYLIAGLGVLLAMVFIFSLARYASGITRSSIETYQRELEAYSTRNIEMGFIDYEALEEGETDGAEGALKDGDETPRMLGDARSQVPQVMTVAQASAYLQVTPAVIRRMIKEGSLNAQKVGREWRILKSELDNYLAEEGS from the coding sequence ATGAAACGTAAAAATCGCATGAATCGCTGGAACGATCCGGGGACCTCCATTAAAACCGCGTTTTCTTTCCTGCTTTATTTTGTGATTATCCTTATTTGTCTCGTTTTAGGGATAGCGATTGTCGAAGCTATTCCGGCTCTGGGACGATCCGGGGTCCTGGCCATTTATTATCTTATCGCGGGGCTTGGAGTTTTATTGGCGATGGTTTTTATTTTTTCTCTGGCTCGTTATGCCTCCGGAATTACCCGTTCCAGTATTGAGACCTACCAGAGGGAGTTGGAAGCCTATTCTACCCGGAATATCGAGATGGGTTTTATAGACTACGAAGCGCTCGAAGAGGGGGAGACCGATGGGGCGGAGGGGGCTTTGAAGGATGGGGATGAAACGCCGAGAATGCTGGGAGATGCACGATCCCAGGTCCCTCAGGTTATGACCGTTGCACAGGCCAGTGCTTATCTACAAGTTACCCCGGCGGTTATCCGGAGAATGATCAAAGAAGGATCTCTCAATGCTCAAAAGGTAGGAAGGGAATGGCGTATTCTGAAATCAGAATTGGACAACTACCTGGCCGAAGAAGGTTCTTGA
- the otnI gene encoding 2-oxo-tetronate isomerase, with the protein MPKFAANLGFLFPEVEFLDRFEAAANAGFQAVEFPFPYTYPAHEIAQRLHRAGLQQVLFNLPPGNLEAGDRGLACIPGREAEFEAGVDTALAYARVLQCPRLHAMAGLIPPHADPQVYEATYIRNIKIAARKAARYNVMILIEPINTYDVPGYFLNRQDQAQRLLKRINEPNVAIQLDLYHCQIMEGNLSAHLQEMQGQYAHIQIAGVPGRHEPNIGEINYPYLFDLLDRIGYKGWIGCEYHPRGKTTEGLDWALAYGIKPKLNT; encoded by the coding sequence ATGCCAAAATTTGCAGCGAATTTGGGGTTTTTGTTTCCCGAAGTTGAGTTTTTGGACCGTTTTGAAGCGGCAGCCAATGCCGGATTTCAAGCTGTCGAATTCCCGTTTCCTTACACTTATCCGGCCCATGAAATCGCCCAAAGACTTCATCGAGCCGGATTACAGCAGGTTTTATTTAATCTTCCACCCGGTAATCTAGAAGCAGGAGATCGAGGTTTGGCCTGTATTCCGGGTCGTGAAGCCGAATTTGAAGCCGGTGTCGATACCGCTTTGGCCTATGCCCGGGTTTTACAGTGCCCAAGACTCCACGCAATGGCAGGCTTGATCCCCCCACATGCCGATCCTCAAGTTTATGAGGCTACATATATCCGTAATATTAAAATTGCGGCCCGGAAAGCGGCCAGATACAATGTCATGATTCTCATCGAGCCCATAAACACCTACGATGTACCGGGCTACTTTTTAAATCGACAAGACCAGGCCCAACGGCTGTTGAAACGCATTAACGAACCCAATGTGGCCATCCAACTAGACCTGTATCATTGTCAGATTATGGAAGGAAATCTGTCCGCCCATCTTCAAGAAATGCAGGGCCAGTATGCCCACATTCAGATTGCCGGGGTGCCAGGAAGGCATGAACCCAACATCGGTGAAATCAATTATCCTTATTTGTTCGACCTCCTAGATCGAATAGGCTATAAAGGATGGATAGGTTGTGAGTACCATCCCAGGGGTAAAACAACTGAGGGACTCGATTGGGCTTTGGCTTATGGAATTAAGCCTAAACTGAATACCTGA